In Taeniopygia guttata chromosome 2, bTaeGut7.mat, whole genome shotgun sequence, one genomic interval encodes:
- the LOC140680226 gene encoding endogenous retrovirus group K member 8 Gag polyprotein-like codes for MVLDDVKRMARRAFLQIQPAGTSEGAYNLVTQGSSEPFTTFVDRVIQATERQCGDDLARPIMIRDILENNANAQCKRIIKALGKEKPTVPEMIEACNYVGSPHDVAVVQAHEPEETRGDKLERALAAQAQQAEARDQRLTELLTALHLSSQQQYNTMAVMQAALPLGPCYLCKKPGHIVKDCTEVNKSPQTPDSCTTCKKGKHMPWQCRSKQDASRRPNPKNSKASAPRHRVMKQMVAPQNPEVKSANIPVPMPFAASPAQSQLMTQTYYPQAPGALWRPPSQQPS; via the coding sequence ATGGTATTGGATGATGTCAAAAGGATGGCTCGCAGAGCCTTTTTACAGATTCAGCCAGCGGGAACTTCCGAAGGAGCATACAATCTAGTTACCCAAGGCTCATCTGAACCATTCACCACATTTGTAGACCGGGTAATTCAAGCTACTGAAAGGCAATGTGGTGATGATTTGGCCCGGCCGATAATGATCCGGGACATCCTCGAAAATAATGCCAACGCCCAATGCAAACGAATCATCAAGGccctaggaaaagaaaaacctacaGTGCCTGAGATGATTGAAGCGTGCAACTATGTTGGGAGCCCACATGACGTGGCAGTCGTCCAAGCACATGAACCCGAAGAAACCCGGGGAGATAAACTGGAAAGGGCTCTTGCAGCACAAGCACAACAGGCAGAAGCAAGAGACCAGAGACTTACGGAACTTCTAACTGCCCTGCATCTCAGCTCCCAACAACAATACAACACCATGGCTGTCATgcaagctgctctgcctttaGGACCCTGCTACCTCTGCAAAAAACCTGGCCACATCGTAAAGGATTGCACAGAAGTCAACAAAAGCCCACAAACGCCTGATTCGTGCACCAcctgcaaaaaaggaaaacatatgccctggcagtgccgatCCAAACAAGATGCGAGTAGAAGACCTAATCCAAAAAACTCCAAGGCGAGCGCGCCGCGTCACCGCGTGATGAAACAAATGGtggccccccaaaacccagagGTAAAATCTGCGAATATCCCGGTCCCAATGCCCTTCGCTGCATCACCAGCACAATCCCAGCTAATGACTCAAACTTACTATCCCCAGGCACCTGGTGCACTCTGGCGACCTCCAAGCCAACAACCTTCTTAA